DNA from Terriglobia bacterium:
GTAGTTGACGATCAGCCATCCCCACTCGACATGTTTCATAGCCCTCTCCCCCTACAACAGATAATAGATTTGCGGGCCATTGCCCGTTTCCGGTTTCTTCAGCCGGTATTGACGGGTGTTGAGAATTTCCCGAAGCCTTCCGTCGGCGTCATTGATGTCACCAAAGACGCGCACCTTGGACGGGCAGGTCTCCACGCAGGCCGGAATTTCTCCACGGTCCACACGCTGGACACAGAAGGTACATTTTTCCACCACGCCGCGATCCTCGCGGAAGAAGCGGGCATCATACGGGCAGGCAATCATGCAGTAGCGGCAACCCACACACTCCGTGTCGTTGACGAGCACGACGCCGTCTTTCCGCTGCCATGAGGCCCCGGTCGGACACACCCGCACACAGGCCGGGCTGGCACAGTGATGACACTGTTCCGGTTCGAAGGCGGCCAGCATCTTCGGCCACGTCCCGTGATGTTCTTCTCCAATCCAGTCCCGGCTCTTGCCCAAGGGGACCTGGTTTTCGGCACGGCAGGCGACAACGCAGGCCTTGCAGTTCAGGCATTTTTTTGAATCGACGATCAGGGCATAGCGTTTGGGTTGCGGGGCCATAAGGATTCGCCTAAACCTTTCTCACTTTCACGAAGGTCTCGTGAAGGGCGGCGTTCCCCGAGACCTTGTCCCACGCCGTCTCCAGAAGCTGGGCATCGGACGCGCCCACCTCACAGGCGAG
Protein-coding regions in this window:
- a CDS encoding 4Fe-4S dicluster domain-containing protein, with product MAPQPKRYALIVDSKKCLNCKACVVACRAENQVPLGKSRDWIGEEHHGTWPKMLAAFEPEQCHHCASPACVRVCPTGASWQRKDGVVLVNDTECVGCRYCMIACPYDARFFREDRGVVEKCTFCVQRVDRGEIPACVETCPSKVRVFGDINDADGRLREILNTRQYRLKKPETGNGPQIYYLL